The Panicum hallii strain FIL2 chromosome 5, PHallii_v3.1, whole genome shotgun sequence genome contains the following window.
GAAGAGCTCTTACCAATGGGCAAGGGTAAAGGTAACCTATACCTACTGCTTAAACGGTTAATGTTGTCAGTTTGCTATGTTAGGGTAGTTATTAAGAAAATAGTATCGGACCAGCGGTTCTAATAATCTGTTATTCATTCCAATTTGCAGGCACTGCACGAAATGTGAGCTCGAAATGTGAGCTTTCCTAGAGTATGATGAGAATATATATAACTTACCCTGGTACCAGAAAAAGGCGAAGCACTCAAGAAGGACGCCTGTTTGTATGAGGGGTAAACCCAACCAATGGCCCCCTCACCCGAACAGGCTTTGTGTGCTTGGCGACTTAGCAAAAATGTTTTCAGTTAAGAACTACATTGCTTAACCAGTATAGCAAAGTTAGGTTGTATTTCCCATGAAAATGGTTAGTCATATATATTCGATATCATGTTTACCACCCGATGTTCATTGTGAGGTAGCTCACGTTTATGTTTGCAAAAAATTATGTGCAGTTACCCTTTTGTAGGTCTGTTCTTTCTTCACGATATCCGGAAGCATGGTTGCACTGAGGCAAAAACAATTTTTGTTTTGAAAAAAATAGCAGAATACTTTTTCTACGGTTCCTCCCTTGTGTTTGACTTCACTGGAAGTATGGAACTTCAACCGTGTAAAAGCTCAAACTCATCATGGTGCATTTTGCCCTCTCTGATTTCCTTTGTTACACCTGAATCAGCTCCGTTCAGAAGCTGATCACCTTTTCCGTTTAAAAGAGGAGGTCCATGATCATTTGTGCTTCATTGAATTCGAATCATCTCCATCCGCGTGCCTCCAGCTTgactttttctttttcttccaaaCCGCTTGAACTGCTGATCTCGGCGACAGTTTTGTCTGCGCTGCGCTGCGCTCCGTTTGGCGGCACATGAAAAATATGAAGCACCGGGTGACGTCAGAGCGTGGTTATGGCAGAGGCGGACGTGGTCCGGCCTCCGGACGGTGGCCCGTATCCGTGCCGCGCGGGTTCTGATGACCTCTCGGGACGTTGCCCCAGCTGCAGATTTCCGGCGTGCTCGGGTCGCCGCCAGTGCGGTTCCGCCGTGTGGGTGTGACCGGGACGAGCGGAGACGCTCACCaacggccggcgccggcgcgtacTCAACCAAGTACTGCAATTATTTGTAGTAGTTTCTCTTGCGGGACAAGGTCACGGGAGACACAAATTTTTGTGTCTTTGTCTCCCGTGACCTTGTCCTTAAGCCCCAAGAGAAACTACTACTATTGCAGCCGCAAATGAACCGCATCAGATGGGGCGCAACCAAATGCCGAAGAGTGGAGGATCGGAATTGAATCGGAGGGTATCCCGGCATTGATGTCCCAACGGCCAGCGCCCAAGGCCAGGATGGACGGACGATCACCGGGGCCGGATCAGTGTCGCTGCCCACGACGGCCATCCATCGCCCACACGCCTCTCGACAGCTCAACCCCAGTTCTCTCCCCTCGCGAGTACCATCAATTCATCGCCGCCACTGTTCGCCAGTACTGCAGAGCATTTGCTGCCTTGTCACCGATCGTGACCTGTGACCCCAGGCAGAGACGAACAGGGCAGCATCAAACCGTACAAGAGATTCGAAGAAGATGCTACACGTACACAGCGTCACGATCTCTAGCAAATTACAGTACACCGAAGGAAAGGAATTATTACATGGAAAAAGAAACAAACCCTGAAGAATCTCGCGCGTGGAAACAATTGTTTGTACGGACGTATCGTAATGCACAACCATATGTGTGGTAAGAATGAAGAAAGAAATCACAAGACTAGGATGTTGGTGCTCGCGAGCTCCGGCGGTGGTCTAGAGCatcccggcggcggccgcgacagCGAGGGGCAGCGCGGCGAGGGCCACGAGGCCGCCGGCGGTGACGCGGCCCGGGGCGTGGTTCGTCGACTTCGCTGCCGAGCCGGCCGGCGTGTTCGCTGCAGGACACGAGACGAGATGGGGTCAGAGGCGAGAGTTAGCAGAGCAAGCAGGTCACGCAAGAATGTGTGACCGTGACTGACTGGGCTACTGAGGGCACCTAACAAGCATCTTGTTCACATCAGCAGAGCAGGAATTATGAGCTGTCACTGCCTCTCTCTGATTGGCATTTAGTTCTGATACCCTCTACTCACTTGTATTGTTTGCAGTGTCGATTTTGCAGCAAAGATGTATATATGCTAGTGGAGGACTAGAGAATCAAATGGTAGCAAGTTACTACCACTTACCAGGCACTTCTGGGCCGATAGAAGGAGAGGGGCCTGATGATGACTTGGGCGAGGGCGCTGCAGTAGGCACCAGTCCCGCAGGGATAGGGACTCCGAACGCTACAAGATAAAGAGCAGCTGGTCAGTGGAATCGGAAGACGTAATCAAATGAGCAGGGTAAGTTGCAAACGCATGCTATCATTTTTTTCTTCTGTAATTTTTTTTTGACTGTAACACATGCTATCATCATCATCTTACTAACTAACTAGGGTAAGCTTGATTGCGTAATCGTACTGCAAAAGGCAATGTTACAGGGTGCCATGAGCCAGGAGGAGGATCTTCCTTTTTCATGAAAACTTTTCAGGGATTGTTTGTAACTTAGCTGAGAATGGAACAACGAAAACGTTAGAGCAGTGGCAAGGATACTGCTTCATTTGGCTAGATTTCTCTCATGATGTAAAGAGGAAACTACTCCATTTGACCAGCTTCCTGCCATGGTCTGAAGATTACTTCTCCTATGCAACTTTGAGATTTTTGTCTGAGATTTTGGTTGGAAGAATGCAAGGTCGTGGCACATGCGAATGCGCACCTGCGCACGCGCTGACGGGCGGCGCGGTGAGGCGGCAGATCCCCGGGAGCGCGAGCGCGCGCTTGTAGTCGACGCTGACGCCGTAGGAGTCGGCGCCTCCGGCGAGCAGCTGGCAGAGGCAGATGGGGTGGGACTCGAGCAGCCCCGCCAGCTCCGGGCAGCAGGCCTTGTCCGGGTGCCGCACCGTGCTCCCGTTCGTCACGTACGACAGGCAGTCCGACATGTTGAGCACCGCGTTCAGGCACTCGTCGCTGATCCCGGGCGCCGGCCCCGGGGCCGCGGCCgggccctgcgccgccgccatcgcgaACGCCAGCgccacggccaccgccgccacaaGCACCGTAGACCGCGGCAGCATCGCCATGGCGACGGAGAGAAGGATCAGCTAGCGGCTAGccgaggaggcggtggcgctgCGTGCTGCTGCTTAAGCTTGGTGCGTCACTGGTGGCTGGCTGGTGCTCGCCGAGAAGTGACTCCTATACCGGTGCGTGTGCTTATATACGGTGCAACCGGTGTTACAAGAATGTGTGTGTGCCCGGTCTGCGGCCGCGATTTCCAACTGATCGGAAATGTTGCCAGGTTACGAGCTAGGAGCCTGTTGGATTCCACAGCCCGGCCGGTTGGGTCCACGCCGCGACCGCGACCGGTCCGGGCCGATCTCCATCAGACCAGCAACCAGTACAGGGCAAACCAACCGCCGCTCGCTCGCCGGCTAGCCGCCCAGGATCAGGATGGGCTGCCCCCGCGCGGGAATGAATGCGGATATGAATGCGGCTGCGCTGTAGGCTGCTGTAGCCTGGTAGTGGTAGGACGCGGCGCTGGCGCAGCCCACCGCTGCGGCAGGCAGGCAGGGGCGAGCCGGCGCCGGTGCGGCGGTGCCATGTGCGTGCGTGCAGGTGCAGCGCGCGCGCGCCCACCTTGAATGCCGCGGCATCAATGCACGCGGCGGTCGCCCTGGTCCAGACTACAGGCGGCCAGGCAGGCAGGCGGCTTGCTCACGCGGCGGCACGGCGACCTTGCTCGCGGTgcggggttgggggggggggggggtgtggcgGCGGGGGGGGCGGATGCGTCGCCTCTGGTGTGCGCCAGAAATATCAGTTGAGGGGAAAAGGGGGAATCCGTCGAGAAATCTCGGCTTCTCTGGCGGCATTCAAGCGCCGTCCTGATCGGGAGGTTGAAGGCGGAGTAAAAGCGCTCCGGCGTGGCATGTCGATTGTCGGCACGAGTACACGACCAAACCCGCGACAGCATTGCGTCCGCCCCGGAGCGAAAAACAATATGGCTTGGATTAGACATGATGAGTAGGTGATAGCGGATCATTGGCTGAGTGCTCTCTTTATAATCTAACTTAGCTTTTAATATATTTTAGTTTAAAATTGTATAAGAGCTCAGTCCTTTTAGAATCCGGCTTTTAAGTTAAAATTTAAGATCCTTGTAGAGACATCGGTACGTATACATGTGCATCACATTATAAGTtacatgaaataaaatattctCTCCATTCTAAaatgtaggtcgttttggcaaatctagatatatagattttgctatgtatctagacaaaatgtatatctagatgtattgCAAAATCTATGTATTTAGATTTGCCAAAATGACCTACaatttgaaatggagggagCAAAAGAGATTGCAACTTTGTCTCAGTCAAATTATTTGAAGTTTGACTATATATttatagaaaaggaaaataaCATTTATGATACCACATGAGCATAATTTACTTCTTTGAAATATTATGAAATATAATTTTACAATTTACTTCTTTCATGTGGTAGATTTTTCTCTATAAAACTAGCTGCAGCCCTTATATTTCAAAAACGTAAAGAGCACTCCTGAGCTGCAACCCTTCGGACTCTTCAATGCAAGACAATTAAGATTTATCTAAGTCAAACCTTTATTTTATTACCACCAATATCTAAGAACTCGTATGGATCAACAATATGGTTAATAATAATGGCTCATCTTGAAATATATAAGAACTATTAAAAACATAATGTTGCTATCAATACAGGTCACAACAGTAAGGATTGTAGCTAGAGCTCCCTCCGTTTGAAATTAGTAGGTATTTTAGGATTTTAAAAAGTCAAATTTTATAGATTTGGACTAGCGAGTTGTTAAACTATATGCATGCTTAATAATGTATAAAAGTTGCATGAGTAGATCCGTATTTCAAAGGTCATTTACCATGATGTTAATTTCATAGCAATTGATGATATACTAGAAAATTAGAAATTGATGGACAATATACCACTAAAGACGTTTAAGATCCTAGCAATACCAATACGTATGCTAAAGACGAAACGAGGGAGTAGGACGTGTTCTTTTTCTGAAAACTAATAGATTGCCAGGTGGTTTTCTTGAAAAGAAGATGCTGCCGCGTGTCGTCGGGCGTTCCCTGCATTAACAGTGCCACTTACCTTCACCCCAGGGCATGTTCAGAGCAAAGTTTTTACTGTGCGATAGTTACGACGGGTTCTAACTCCTGTGCGTGCAGAATGAGGACCAGATCATGCTGCTGTGTTCTGTGCATTTGTTCAGGAACGACCATGTCCGTACAGCGATGAAGTATATTCCCGGGAGATAACATCATAATTCAACTACCAACTACTTTTCTTCAAACATCAGACCTCGCCAGGAATATGCGAAGAGCTATAGAATGCATTGTGCAAACTGAACTTTACAGACAGAAAAAGAACACTTGGGCTTAAAATTTGGGTACCCCGTTCAGAAATTTTCATGCAGCGGCATCATCTTCAGGTTCGTTAAACTGCTCTTCATATGCATCGTCGACCTCATCCTCGTCACTGCTGTCCGGACTAGTACCAGCACCATCCTCTTCTTCATCGTCGTGGTCGGCGATACCAGTTTCTCCATCAATCGAGCTCAACTCCTTCCTATCACAATTTTCATTTGTATCGAGTCTGATGTCCTTGGCCATCTCAGCATTCTCCAAGTCATCTAAGTCACCTGTGGGAATATTATTTTCGATTTCAATCTGGTTCACCTTAACAATGGGAAACTGCAGCGGCTTATCAGGCCAGTCCTCAAAGAAATTGTTCAAGGCCATGAATTTGAACGTGTGAAGAAGCCTATGCCTGTCCCTCTTGATATCGGAGCTAAGTAGCTTCTGTAGGAGGGTTGGTTCCCTGCTCTTAGCCATTGCTCCATCACCGTTAGGAGTATGGTTCCATACCTTGGATCTTTTAGACTGAAACTCTCCACGCTCAAACCTCATTCTTTTGTTAGTTTTGGCACGATTTCCAAAACGAGAATCCCTGCATTGAGTTTTCCAGTTGCTTTTCCTTTCATTGCCTTGATCCTCAGTTTCAGATAGATAGCCAGGTGGTAACTCAGGTAATTCAAAACCCAGTTCTTGCTGCTTTGCTAGGATTTCCTTCAGTTCCTGCACCAAATAAAATAGTTGCATCTAAGAACCAGGCCAACATACATTTTCAGATCAAAATAATGGAACTGTAACATCCTAAGACATATCCCCACTACTTGAATGCTGTAGACAATGCTTCTGACTATAGACCACTTAAAGGCAAATCAATTCTATTTTCCTTTAAAACTAAGGAGGTACATCATGACCATAGATCCATATAATAAATATTCGATCACCTGGCGTCGCAGCTGGGCATCTTTGTCCTTGGTTTGATTATCTGACTTACTCTCAGACAACTTCTGCATTATGGAGTACAAGCAGTTGGTCACTAAACGTTCCTTTCATGTAGACATGAAGTACTCAGGTTTAGTAAGAAGGTACAAGTACGAACATGAACCTTGCTTATATTGACGCTTGTAGGGTAGTTCTTCTTCCGTGCTTCTACCCACTGTTTAACTTCATTTGCATCATAGATTAAAGGAGGGCGCCTGCAAATATGTGTTAAATATTATCTGTAGGATGCCTAAGAAATATGTATTGCTAACCCTATGATTAAATTGTATTTGTACAGCAACAAAGAATAGGAAGATCAAGCAGTTAGACAAGGCACAAATCACAAAAGCGCCAATAGAAAGTGAAGGTAGAAATAACTAGGAGGCTGGAGTCTAGGAGGTTGAGGCTATCTTGTTCAAGTGTTCAACATGTTGTCCTAGTCTCCGAGCCTTTTCCGATACATAAATAAAAGGATTAAAAAAGTCACCAGAGAAGCATAGGATGCTCAAACTATTCTCAGAATAAAGGTGTAAGAAGTTCTGATGGTTTGATGACAGCATAAGCATACTAGCTGAGCAGTGGATGCTGTACCCAAGATACTCAAGTACTCAACACTAAAATGTGATAAAGGGCATAATAAAGAAGTCGTCATTTTTAACTTCGGACAGAGTAGAAGAGATCCCAGCTAACACACAATGAGGTTCATCTTAATATGCATGACACAAATATTCAGGTTCTTATTAATAGCAATGATATAGAGTTACTGACAACAAAAAACAACAGAGAAACATTAGCATGCTTACTATTCTCAGAATGAAGGCATAAGAAGTTCTGATGGTTTGATGGCAGCATAAGCATACTAGATGAGCAGTGGACGTTGTACCCAAGATACTCAGGTACTCAACACTAAAATGTGGTAAAGGGCACAATAAAGAAGTCTGCAAGTCAAATTTAACTTCGAACAGACTAGAAGACAACAACAAAAAAAATTCAGTAATGCGTACTTTCGGCTACCGCCTGATGCCGGAGCTGGAGCATCACTGCGACGTCCTGATGCTGGACCTTTGTGGCTCATGAAGTGGGATTTTGTGTCTTCCCAGTTGTTGTTTCCTGATAAAGTGAAAATAATAATGCTAGTTGGAGAGATATCAATCAATAAGACAGATGATGAAACAAATGTACCAGATACAGAAGAGTACAAGTAAAATGGAACTTAAAGAGAGAAATTTTCTCCCAAAGAAATTCCATCTCAAGAGAATGAACATGCTAGTTTTACATTTAGTTGGAAAAAGAATGCATTCCAGGCTTGAAAACATGAAAGACACTCCAGCTTGAAGATGAACGTTGAGCATAGGCTCAGTACGAAACATATAATCCCAACTCTCAGTGAAAATGCAGAGAAGATGGGCATGATTTGATTTGGCAATTGTAAAGCGTATGCATGTTCAAATCAAGAGGTGACAAAAAAAGATCTATAGTTAACTGTGTGTCATAAATCACGCTACCTCTTCCACGACCTTGATTATAGTGTTTTCCTCTTCCCCTCCCTCTAGGTGCACCGAATTGCCTGCCATCTCTAACATCTCTTCCAGAGTTAAATCGGACTCTCTGATCTGTTGTTTTGTTCCCATTTTCAGATGCAAAATTAGATATGCCATCTGCTTTATTCTCAAAGTTGTTTACCTGTTATAAATTCAACAGATCATAAATTAAATGAAGCAGTACATTCTTTGGAAGGATGTCATAGAAAAGCATATTTTTTTTCTGAATTAGAAAAGCAACAATCAAAACAGAATATATTATGGCTTATGATGTGAGAATCATCTAAACAGTTCTTTACAGATGGTACTATCCTAAAGGACTAAGGAACTCTCAACAGTTGCACGCACATGAATCTATGATTGATCAGTGCAAGAAGAACAGAACTAGAACACCAAAAGGTTTAAACAACCATTGTGCAAATGAACAACAGGGCATAAGAACTGTGTTAGTTTTGCTCATAGCCCATAGGGGGACTTGGTGAAAACAGTGATGGAAGATCAGATAACTCAGCAAAGGTTAACAGGCTAAACATTTATTATTTGATTGCAGTACAGTGTGATTTGTCTACTGAAAATGATGCTTGGCACCTGGCACAATGATTGGAATGATCAGCATATAGAGTGGCATCTTAATAATAATTGGCCCTAGTAACATCCATCAAAAGTCATCATTCTGCAGATAAGAATGTTATCCCAAATTCCCAATCCAAATGCAACAGACCAGAATAACATATATGTCAGCGAACTCATCTGTGCACCAACAATCATTAAGCTAAAAACCTAGTGTCAGTTCATACCCTATTGATCGACCCAACAAATAAGGGCAAATGATTCAATCACCTCGCCGTTGCCGCCACCAAAGCTATTCCGGTCCTTCCTCACATCGTTGAGAATTGGCCTCGGTGCACCGCCGCTGTTGTTGTCGTCCTTCTTCGCGACATTGAGAATTGGAATCGGCTTCGGTGCTCCTCCGCTTCCGGCGTTGTTGTTGAAACCCTTCCCCGCAGGGCTCATCATGGGCCTGGGCGGCCGCGGCCCGCAAACCCCAG
Protein-coding sequences here:
- the LOC112894476 gene encoding non-specific lipid transfer protein GPI-anchored 2-like, whose amino-acid sequence is MAMLPRSTVLVAAVAVALAFAMAAAQGPAAAPGPAPGISDECLNAVLNMSDCLSYVTNGSTVRHPDKACCPELAGLLESHPICLCQLLAGGADSYGVSVDYKRALALPGICRLTAPPVSACAAFGVPIPAGLVPTAAPSPKSSSGPSPSIGPEVPANTPAGSAAKSTNHAPGRVTAGGLVALAALPLAVAAAAGML